TGGCAACCCTCAGTTACAGGAAATCCCTTCACGGAATATCAACAGCATAACTCCTGTGATTGGATTTAATCTCCGATGGGAACTTTTACATACAAAAGGGTGATAGAAGACATCATTTTTATCTCTTTTTCATCAGAAATTGCCTGTTTTTAAAATGGCGCGGAAATTTTCAATCTGCTAAACGCACAACAAACCATGATCGCAATTATAGGAGCTGGTATCTCTGGATTATCAGCGGCTTATCATCTCAATAAAAAAGGCATTCCAAATATTGTTTTTGAAGCTTCCAACAGGGTTGGTGGTTGTATCAAGACACTGCAAGAAACAAAGTACCTGTTTGAGGAAGGACCAAACTCACTACTCTTTACCGACACTCATTTGAAACTGATCAAGGAACTGGGTTTGGAAAATGAGCTGATCGAAGCAGCTGATGTCAACAAGAACCGTTACATCTTTAAGAATGGAGCATACCGAAAACTCCCTTCAAGCGCTCCTGCACTGCTGTTCAATAGTTTCTTTAGCTGGAAAGCCAAATGGTCTGTATTCAAAGAACTGTACAATAAGCGTAAACCTACAACTGCGCATGAATCTGTTGCTGAGTTTTTCACGAGAAGGTTCTGTCAAGAAATAGTGGATTATGCCGTTAACCCATTTATGGCAGGGATATATGCTGGTGATCCTAAGCAGTTACTGATTGAAAAAGCATTCCCTTCACTGAAAGAAGCTGAAGATGAACACGGCTCGGTCATCAAAGGGATGATGGCAAAAAAAGGAAGTGTCGAAAGGAAATTGACCTATAGTTTTAAAAATGGCCTTTCTGTACTGCCTAAAGCCTTGGCAAACCATGTTGACATCGTTTTTGAGACACCTGTTTCCAAGATTGAAAAGGAAGGAAACAAGCTTGCAGTTGTCACAAAAGACGGCAGAAGAGAAACCTTCGATCAGGTAATTATGGCATTGCCTGCTCATGCAGCAGCCCAACTGGTTAAGGATATAGCTCCTGGCCTTTCAGATACACTTAGTAAGCTCAAGTATCCTCCAATGTGTTGTACCCATACTGTTTTCAGAAAAGAGGATATTAGCCATTCCTTGGATGGTTTTGGAGGGCTCAACCCTGAGGTTGAAAACCGTTTTGCTTCAGGTAGTATTTGGTCAAGCAGTATCTTTCCTGATAGGACACCAAATGGAGAAATGCTAATCACTTCATTTGTCGGTGGAATGCTGAATATTGAAAAAGCCAAGCTCAGCGATCAGGAGATTCTAGAAAAAGCCATTAAAGAACTGAAAGAAACTTATGGTATAAAGGCAGATCCGATCAAAAAGCGCATTAGTCGCTGGCAGGAAGCCATCCCGCAGTATGACCAACACGTGCTGCCTCTAGATGCTCAACTGAAAGCGGCTGAAAAGGTCAACTTGTTTGTTTCTGCGAATTGGCAAGGAGGAGTATCTGTAGTTGATTGCATTGAAAAAGGGGAAAAGCTCGCACAAACCTTAGTTCAATAAAAAAGCTATAAGATAGAAACATACAAAAATAGCAACCTTCGATATCGAAGGTTGCTATTTTTGTTTTCATTTATACTCTCTAAAATAAACTCATTTGTTTTCCCGGAGGATTAATTGCCCTTTCGTGAGTCAATAGCCATTCCTTACGCCAAACACCGGCAGCATATCCTGACAGACTTCCATCAGAAGCAATTACCCGATGGCAGGGAATTATGATTCCGATTCGGTTCCTTCCATTGGCAGCCCCTATTGCCCTCACTGCATTTCGGTCTCCATATCTCAATGCAATATCAGTATAAGTGACAACCCTGCCATAGGGTACCTCCCCTAAAAGCTTCCATACCTTGCGCTGGAACTCTGTTCCTTCAGGGTCAAGCGGTAAGTCAAACCGTCGCCTTTTCTTATTGAAATACTCCTCAAGCTGCTTCTTTGCCTCCAACAGGATTTCATTTGGATGCAAAGAAGATACATGCACCTTCTCTACAAACTCAACTGAAACAATGCCTTTATAAGAAGCTATAATCCGAAGCGGTCCCAAAGGGGATTCCATATATAAATATTGCATGGCTCAGATTTTCATCACTGCTTTTAAATTTGGTTTACTTATACCAAATTAGCCTTTCCTACTACAATAACAACAAAAGGAGATGATTCTTTCGTTTTCGAATACCTACATACACCATTATAAATCAACACATTAAAGTTATCACAACATAAAGTCAGTTGTTGAAATATCATTCACAAACAAACTATTAATATGAATCCGTGGAGACTCGAAAATAAAAAAGCCATCGTTACAGGAGGTACAAAAGGTATCGGAAAAGCCATAGCAGATGAACTACTCAGCTTGGGGGCAGAAGTATTGTTGATTGCAAGAAATCAAAATGATTTGGAGAATACCAAAGAGCAATATGCCAAAGAAGGTTATCAAATTGAAATTCTTTCTGCGGATGTTTCCTTACCTGAAGACCGTCAAAATATAAAAGAAAAAACTACTCAACTATGGGGCAGTTTGGATATCCTTGTAAATAATGCAGGCATCAATATCCGAAAGCAAACCAACGAATATTCGATTGAGGATTACCGCCAGTTGATGGCTGTAAATCTTGAATCTGCTTGGGACCTTTCAAGGTTGTTTTTTGATTACCTAAAGGCTTCAGAAGGCGGAAATATTGTCAATATTGCGTCTGTAGCTGGACAAAGAGCCTTATTAACCTCAACGGCTGCCTATGCAATGGCTAAAGCAGGAATGGAGCAAATGACCAAGTTTTTGGCTGCTGAGTGGGGCAAAGATGGTATCAGGATCAACAGTGTACTTCCTTGGTACACCAGAACACCTTTAGCAGAACAAGTTTTGAAAGATGATGCCAAGAAAGAAAAGATCCTTTCGAGAACGCCGATGCTTCGTATTGGGGAACCGGAGGAAGTAGCAAGAGCAGCCTGCTTTATGGCGATGCCTGCCGCATCTTATATCACGGGTGTGAGTTTACCTGTTGATGGAGGCTTTCTTACTTTAGGTATCTAAAAAGAAAACAGCTGGAATTGTCTCCAATTCCAGCTGTCCATAGCCTATCTTTCAAGTTCCTTGTTTTTACGTTTTGCCCTTAATCTGATCAACCAGAAAGTCAACGGTATTCCTACAGCCAAAAATACCCACAGATTAGTCAGGATCAGTACAAACTCCAAAAATGCTTGCCACCCTGAATCCAATGAAGCCAATAGTCGCTCGCCAAAGCCTACTCTCATTGTTTTCTGTTGTACCAACTCCACTCTCTTGTAAATGACAAGGTCAATTGTACTTAAGTCTATTTGGCTTGACAACGATTTTATGATGCTTTCAGCTGATTCAATATCCCCTCTCACATCATTTAGCTTTTTCTCTACCTCTAGCATCTCCTCTACACTTTTCGCTTTACTCAAAATCCCTAAGTAGCGCGTCTCCAATGCTTTCTTTGTTCTGATACGGGCAGCCACATCCACATATTGTTCCGTTACATCTTTGACCCTGATTTCTTTTCGGTCAATCTGCTTTACCCCATCCAAAAGGCCACTAATAAATTGATCAAAGTTTGCTGAAGGAACTCTAAGTGTAAGACTTAAAGAATTACGATCATATTGTTTTGACGTTAACTCATAAGAAACAAATCCATTTACAGCCTTGATTTTTTCTGCAATTCGGGCACGTTCCTTTTCAAGGTCTTTGGTTTCAAAAGTAATATTCGCCTCCTTGATCAGTTTTCTTTCAGCGGGTTGTGGTGACTGTTGTCTTTGTTGGGTTGCTGCTGATGATGGTGACGCCATTTCTTCTGCCGCATACTCCATATCTTCATCGATAGATAATGACTGTAACCCTTCACTTTTTTGCTCATGCTGTCCGCATGAAACCAGCAGTACGCATATAAAGAAATAGATTGTTTGCTTTAGCATATAAGTTTGTTTTTGGTGTTATCAATCGGGGCATTATACTTCAAAACTGGAAACCTGTAAAAGGTTACAAAAAACCGTCAAGCATTTTCCTCAAATACCTGACGGTTATAATTGTAGTAATATTGTCCTAAAGAAAAGTTTTGTCTAATTCGCTTGTGCCAGTCGCTTACGGTTTACAGGTACAAATGAGTAAACCATAAGCGCCATAATCAAACTTGCAAATACCATTACAAATATACTTTCTGCATACCCCAATGGCTGCTTTCCTTTTGTCAGGTAAATCGTACTAGGAGACACAGCTATTCCCTTATCTTCCAGTAAGGACAAGGTTTCATCCGACTCCCCTTCCATATTGACCCAACCACTGATTTCCGTATCCAAAGACCCGAAATAGCTTCCGTCTTCAATACTTTCATTTGATACATCATAGTCGGTAACGAGCAGTTTTACAGCCTCCGAATCGGCACTAAGACCTGTCAATGGATAGGTAACAGACAAAATCTCACTAGTCGCTTTATCGTAATGAGCAACATATTTATCTGCATACAGTTTTACATCCTTCACGACAAAGTAGTCTTCAATTTGCTTTTCATTCGCAGCAAAAAGCTCAGGCAAAGTGTATGATTTAGGATTTGAGATTAGTGTGTTCAACTGGTAATCGACCAGTCCTTGTCTGAATAGGAAAAAGGCAGCAATCAGAAACAGAATTCTATAAATAATACTTCTCATGATAATAAAATAGGTTAAGTAAAAAGTAATTGCAATACGTGCAACATTGCTAATAAATTACAAAAGATTTGACTACATAATAATCAAATCTTTTGTCAAATTAAATTTCATTTAAATACCCTTCTTCAGAAGGATAGCGTAATCGATTATATATCAATCAATTAACCATCTATCAAATCAATAAACTGTTGAATCTTTTCATTAGGCACAGTTACTGAAAGTTGATAATGTTTGATCTTCCATCCTTCTTTTGTGTTTTCTAAAACACCTGAGGTACGGCAATCTCCCATCCAAGTATCGAGCACTTCATCAAACCAGACAATGTTACCTTCTTTCGAAACAAAAAGGTTACGTTCCTTTGCTGTAAAATCCCATGCTTTTCCTCTATCAAAATAGGGTTTGCTAAAACCTTCAAACTCTGTCTTGGTCCAGTGCTCAGTCACATCGGTTCCGATATAAATCCCATCTTCAGCTATTTTACCAAAATAGCCTTCATAATCAGCTTTGGCTGCTGCCCTATGCCAATCATCTAAAAAGGTATTGAGCGTCTGTTCAAGTTCGGTGGTACTTTGTTGTGGCTTTTCATTTTGAACACATGAAGTCATCAAAACAAAAAGCAGGGGAAGCAATGCGTAAAGTTTGTTTTTCATTTCCAATTAGTTATAGTCTATTAATTGGAAATATAAAAAAACCTCTCATGCTATAACAGCTTGAGAGGTAAAATCAGATATTTATTTTTCGTTTTCAGTTTATTGCTAATCTTGTATTGTCTAGCTCAATTAGTGTTGCAAATTTAATTTTTTAAACTAAAAAAACAACTCTTTTTGAAACCAAAAACACAATGCGAAAAATGAATACATATTCAATCAATTATTGAGGCTTAGCATATTCAGATTTATAAACTTTTCCGTCCTTCATTACGAAAACCACTTTCTCCATTACCTCTATATTTTCTAACGGATCACCATCAACTGCCACAATATCAGCCAACTTACCTTTTTGAATTGTTCCCACTTCTTTTGAAATGCCCAACAGTTCAGAAGCTGTTTTCGTTGCCGATTGGATTGCCTCCATTGGTGACATCCCAACTTCAGTCATATAAATAAATTCTTTCCAGTTTTCACCATGAGGGAATACCCCTGCATCTGTTCCAAATGCAATTTTCACCCCTTTCTTGTAAGCTCGGCTAAACGTTCCCTGAATCTTCGGTCCAATCTCTAATGCCTTCGGTACGATGACTCCCGGATAAAAGCCTGCCTTTTTTGCATTTTCAGTTACAGCTTTTCCTGCGGTAATGGTAGGTACGTAGTAAGTTCCTTTCTCAATCATCAACTCCATGATCTCTTCTGTCATTTCAGTACCATGTTCTATAGAATGAATACCTGCATTTACAGCTCTCTTCATCCCTTCGGCTCCATGTGCATGCGCTGCCGTCACAAAGTTATAGTCTGCCGCAGTCTCTACAATCGCTTTTAGCTCCTCGTCTGTAAACTGAGCGCCTTTACCATCCTTGGCAACACTCAAAACACCACCTGTAGCGGTAATCTTGATCACGTCAGCTCCATTCTTGTAACGGTGACGGATTGCTTCCTTAGCTTCGTCAGCACCATTGATCACCCCTTCCTTTGGTCCAGGATTCCCTCTTAATGTTCTGCGCATGCCATTGGTCGGGTCAGCATGTCCACCAGTTGTAGCGATTGACTTTCCAGCAGTATATACACGAGGTCCTTCCACCCAGCCACCATCAATGGCTTTTCTCAAGGCGATATTCACACCACTACCTCCTAGATCACGAACTGTCGTAAAACCTGTCATCAAGGTCTTTTTGGCATATACTGTAGAACGGAAAGCTACATCGATATCATCCAATACAAATCGATCCATATAATGACTAGGCGAAAACTCTCCTTCCAAGTGAACATGCATATCCATCAGTCCAGGCATAACAGTTTGCCCACTGAGGTCTATCAGCTGTTCATCTGCTTCAGGCATCACATAACCTTTCTTTACATCCAGAATTTTATTAGAATCCAAAAGTATAGACATTTCCTTCATTGCCTTGTCTGAGCTCCCATCAATCAGCTTTCCGCAATGTATAATCGTCTTCTGCGCAAAAAGGCAAGAACTGCCCAACAGCACCGTAAAAAGTAGTCCCAGTTTTTTCATTAGTAGTCTAGTATTTAGCAATGAGAAATAATATTTGACCTATTCATTTAGATCAATCTTACATTCTGATTATATTTAAATTAATTCTGAAAAATATAAAATTTCAATATTTTATCTCAACGATTAAGGAATTTATAAAATCAAAACACAACACAAACACATCTAACCCAACAGTAGACTGTTACTGAAACCCATGTATTTAAACATTTCGGAAGCGCTACTGTTATTCATCACATTAATTTACCTGATCTTGCTATGGACAAATCAAAAAACACGTATCCTGACTTGCTTTCCATGATCGGAAACACTCCCTTGGTTAAAGCTAACCACCTTGACACAGGTGTATGTGAGCTTTACCTGAAAATGGAGAGCATGAACCCAGGGGGCTCAATCAAAGACCGTATTGGGCTTTCCATGATTCAGGATGCCGAAGCTAAAGGACTGATTAAACCTGGAGACACACTGATTGAAGCGACTGCTGGTAATACTGGCTTGGGGCTTGCCTTGGTCGCAGCCCTGAAAGGTTACAAAATGATGCTTGTGATCCCTGATAAGATGAGTCAGGAGAAAATATCCCACCTCACCGCCATGGGGGTAGAAATCATTATGACCCGATCAGATGTTGGAAAAGGACACCCTGAGTATTATCAGGACCTTGCTGCTAAAATTGCAGAAGAACGTCCTAACACCTTTTACATTAACCAGTTCCAGAACCAAGCAAATCCACTGGCTCACGAAACCTCTACCGGTCCTGAAATCTTTGACCAAACAGATGGAGAAGTCGATGCGGTCGTATGTGGCGTTGGTTCAGGTGGTACCATCTCAGGGCTGGCTCATTACTTTCAGAAAGTAAAGCCTGATGTTGAAATGGTTTTGGCAGATCCTGAAGGGTCTATCCTTGCGGACTATATACATAAAGGCTCTTATGGAGAGGCAGGCTCTTGGTTTGTTGAAGGAATTGGTGAGGACTTTATTCCAGACATCGCAGACCTTTCCAATGTCAAAAAGGCGTATACCGTAAGCGACAAGGACAGCCTCTTAACTGCCCGTGAACTGCTGCTAAAAGAAGGTATCTTGGCAGGTTCTTCATCCGGCACCATCGTAACCGCTGCATTGCGTTACTGTCGTGAGCAGACCACTCCAAAAAAAGTAGTGGCTTTCGTATGTGACAGTGGCAGTAAGTATTTCTCTAAGATGTTCAACGATCACTGGATGGAAGACCAAGGCTTTATCGAAAGAGAAACATACCATGACCTACGTGATGTTGTTTCCAGATTCTACACCAAACGAGAAGTAGTCACAGCCAAACCAAGTGATACCTTACAGGCAGCATACTCCAAGATGAAAATGTATGACGTTTCGCAGCTGCCTGTTATAGAAGATGGAAAAATTGTAGGCATCCTTGACGAACATGATCTGCTTATTGCTGTTCATAAAAATAGTCATGCCTTCCAACAGGAAGTGAAAAGTGCCATGACATCGAACCTGACACTGATTCATCCGAAAGACTCAATGGATAAACTTACCGAAATCCTTGAGCAAGGTTATGTCGCTATCTTGACTGAGGGTGACAACTTTATCGGATTGATTACCAAGATTGACTTGCTCAACTACCTGAAAAGAAAAAATAATAAGTAAGAACTTGGATATAGGACCTGTCTTATATCAAAATCAATAATCAGCCAAAATGAAAGAATACAAATTTGCCACAAAAGCTATCCATGCAGGACAGGAACCCGACCCTACCACAGGAGCGGTCATCCCTCCTATTTATGCCACTTCCACCTATGTACAATCGAGTCCGGGCGAACACAAGGGGTTTGAGTACTCTCGAAGCCACAACCCTACCCGATTCGCATATGAAGCGGCAGTAGCAGCACTTGAAAACGGGAAAGCTGGTTTTGCCTTTGCCTCAGGATTGGCAGCAGCCTCGACCATTCTGGAAGTATTGGATGCTGGCGACCACGTAATTGCCATGAATGACTTGTATGGTGGTACTTTCCGCCTGTTTGACAAGGTCCGTAGGCGTAGCGCCAATCTGGAGTTCACCTTTATGGATCTCAATGACACTGCTGCTTTGGAAGCTGCGATCCAGCCCAACACCAAGATGATTTGGGTAGAAACGCCGACTAACCCTATGCTGACATTGGTGGACTTGGAAAAAGTTGCCGCTCTGGGTAAGAAACACAAGCTGATCACCGTAGCTGACAACACCTTTGCCACTCCATACCTGCAAAGACCATTGGACATTGGTTTTGATATTGTCACACATTCAGCAACCAAATACCTGAACGGACACTCTGATATTGTTGGTGGAGTGGTCATCACTGGTGATAATCAGGAACTGGAAGACCAAATCCGTTTCCTCCAAAACGCTGTCGGTGGAGTACAGGGACCATTCGAGTCATTTCTTGCTAACCGAGGCCTAAAAACGTTAGCGCTCCGAATGGAAAGGCATTGTCAAAAT
This portion of the Limibacter armeniacum genome encodes:
- a CDS encoding methylated-DNA--[protein]-cysteine S-methyltransferase, translated to MQYLYMESPLGPLRIIASYKGIVSVEFVEKVHVSSLHPNEILLEAKKQLEEYFNKKRRRFDLPLDPEGTEFQRKVWKLLGEVPYGRVVTYTDIALRYGDRNAVRAIGAANGRNRIGIIIPCHRVIASDGSLSGYAAGVWRKEWLLTHERAINPPGKQMSLF
- a CDS encoding DUF4349 domain-containing protein → MLKQTIYFFICVLLVSCGQHEQKSEGLQSLSIDEDMEYAAEEMASPSSAATQQRQQSPQPAERKLIKEANITFETKDLEKERARIAEKIKAVNGFVSYELTSKQYDRNSLSLTLRVPSANFDQFISGLLDGVKQIDRKEIRVKDVTEQYVDVAARIRTKKALETRYLGILSKAKSVEEMLEVEKKLNDVRGDIESAESIIKSLSSQIDLSTIDLVIYKRVELVQQKTMRVGFGERLLASLDSGWQAFLEFVLILTNLWVFLAVGIPLTFWLIRLRAKRKNKELER
- the hemG gene encoding protoporphyrinogen oxidase encodes the protein MIAIIGAGISGLSAAYHLNKKGIPNIVFEASNRVGGCIKTLQETKYLFEEGPNSLLFTDTHLKLIKELGLENELIEAADVNKNRYIFKNGAYRKLPSSAPALLFNSFFSWKAKWSVFKELYNKRKPTTAHESVAEFFTRRFCQEIVDYAVNPFMAGIYAGDPKQLLIEKAFPSLKEAEDEHGSVIKGMMAKKGSVERKLTYSFKNGLSVLPKALANHVDIVFETPVSKIEKEGNKLAVVTKDGRRETFDQVIMALPAHAAAQLVKDIAPGLSDTLSKLKYPPMCCTHTVFRKEDISHSLDGFGGLNPEVENRFASGSIWSSSIFPDRTPNGEMLITSFVGGMLNIEKAKLSDQEILEKAIKELKETYGIKADPIKKRISRWQEAIPQYDQHVLPLDAQLKAAEKVNLFVSANWQGGVSVVDCIEKGEKLAQTLVQ
- a CDS encoding glucose 1-dehydrogenase encodes the protein MNPWRLENKKAIVTGGTKGIGKAIADELLSLGAEVLLIARNQNDLENTKEQYAKEGYQIEILSADVSLPEDRQNIKEKTTQLWGSLDILVNNAGINIRKQTNEYSIEDYRQLMAVNLESAWDLSRLFFDYLKASEGGNIVNIASVAGQRALLTSTAAYAMAKAGMEQMTKFLAAEWGKDGIRINSVLPWYTRTPLAEQVLKDDAKKEKILSRTPMLRIGEPEEVARAACFMAMPAASYITGVSLPVDGGFLTLGI
- a CDS encoding nuclear transport factor 2 family protein, giving the protein MKNKLYALLPLLFVLMTSCVQNEKPQQSTTELEQTLNTFLDDWHRAAAKADYEGYFGKIAEDGIYIGTDVTEHWTKTEFEGFSKPYFDRGKAWDFTAKERNLFVSKEGNIVWFDEVLDTWMGDCRTSGVLENTKEGWKIKHYQLSVTVPNEKIQQFIDLIDG
- a CDS encoding pyridoxal-phosphate dependent enzyme, producing the protein MDKSKNTYPDLLSMIGNTPLVKANHLDTGVCELYLKMESMNPGGSIKDRIGLSMIQDAEAKGLIKPGDTLIEATAGNTGLGLALVAALKGYKMMLVIPDKMSQEKISHLTAMGVEIIMTRSDVGKGHPEYYQDLAAKIAEERPNTFYINQFQNQANPLAHETSTGPEIFDQTDGEVDAVVCGVGSGGTISGLAHYFQKVKPDVEMVLADPEGSILADYIHKGSYGEAGSWFVEGIGEDFIPDIADLSNVKKAYTVSDKDSLLTARELLLKEGILAGSSSGTIVTAALRYCREQTTPKKVVAFVCDSGSKYFSKMFNDHWMEDQGFIERETYHDLRDVVSRFYTKREVVTAKPSDTLQAAYSKMKMYDVSQLPVIEDGKIVGILDEHDLLIAVHKNSHAFQQEVKSAMTSNLTLIHPKDSMDKLTEILEQGYVAILTEGDNFIGLITKIDLLNYLKRKNNK
- a CDS encoding cystathionine gamma-synthase; this encodes MKEYKFATKAIHAGQEPDPTTGAVIPPIYATSTYVQSSPGEHKGFEYSRSHNPTRFAYEAAVAALENGKAGFAFASGLAAASTILEVLDAGDHVIAMNDLYGGTFRLFDKVRRRSANLEFTFMDLNDTAALEAAIQPNTKMIWVETPTNPMLTLVDLEKVAALGKKHKLITVADNTFATPYLQRPLDIGFDIVTHSATKYLNGHSDIVGGVVITGDNQELEDQIRFLQNAVGGVQGPFESFLANRGLKTLALRMERHCQNAMEIAKWLEKHPAIEKVIYPGLPSHPQHELAKKQMKAFGGMISVILKGNLEQTKKFLEHCHVFTLAESLGGIESLIEHPAIMTHASIPSETRNELGISDGMVRLSVGIEDVEDQIADLENALKQSGI
- a CDS encoding metal-dependent hydrolase family protein, producing the protein MKKLGLLFTVLLGSSCLFAQKTIIHCGKLIDGSSDKAMKEMSILLDSNKILDVKKGYVMPEADEQLIDLSGQTVMPGLMDMHVHLEGEFSPSHYMDRFVLDDIDVAFRSTVYAKKTLMTGFTTVRDLGGSGVNIALRKAIDGGWVEGPRVYTAGKSIATTGGHADPTNGMRRTLRGNPGPKEGVINGADEAKEAIRHRYKNGADVIKITATGGVLSVAKDGKGAQFTDEELKAIVETAADYNFVTAAHAHGAEGMKRAVNAGIHSIEHGTEMTEEIMELMIEKGTYYVPTITAGKAVTENAKKAGFYPGVIVPKALEIGPKIQGTFSRAYKKGVKIAFGTDAGVFPHGENWKEFIYMTEVGMSPMEAIQSATKTASELLGISKEVGTIQKGKLADIVAVDGDPLENIEVMEKVVFVMKDGKVYKSEYAKPQ